The following proteins are encoded in a genomic region of Schistocerca serialis cubense isolate TAMUIC-IGC-003099 chromosome 9, iqSchSeri2.2, whole genome shotgun sequence:
- the LOC126419262 gene encoding rab-like protein 2A encodes MAGGGDIEIDYDGEDSKDTFRVKVICLGDSAVGKSKLVERFLLDKYKPHQLSTYALTLFRYETNVNEESVTVDFWDTAGQEMFQSLHPSYYHQAHACIMVFDATRKITYKNLGKWYEELRYYRPQIPVLCAANKIDANMEVTQRSFAFSQKNNLPLYYVSASDGTNVVKLFRDAIHGAVQYRKNPTDISDQILEELERL; translated from the exons ATGGCTGGTGGCGGAGATATTGAAATTGACTATGACGGCGAAGACAGTAAAGACACCTTTAGGGTGAAAGTAATATGTTTAGGCGACAGTGCCGTGGGAAAATCAAA GTTGGTTGAGAGATTTTTGTTGGACAAGTATAAACCGCatcagctctcaacatacgcactgacgctgtttcgttatGAAACGAACGTAAACGAAGAGTCTGTTACAGTAG aCTTCTGGGACACCGCTGGTCAAGAAATGTTTCAGTCGTTACATCCATCATACTACCATCAAGCACATGCGTGTATTATGGTATTTGATGCAACAAGaaaaataacatacaaaaatcTTGGTAAATGGTATGAGGAATTACGCTACTACCGGCCACAAATACCTGTACTTTGTGCAGCAAATAAGATCGACG CCAATATGGAAGTTACCCAGCGGTCGTTTGCTTTCTCTCAGAAAAATAACTTGCCATTGTACTATGTGTCTGCTTCAGATGGGACCAATGTAGTGAAG CTTTTCCGTGATGCCATACATGGAGCTGTGCAGTACAGGAAGAACCCAACAGACATCTCTGATCAAATACTGGAAGAGCTTGAAAGGCTGTGA